A genome region from Streptomyces sp. S4.7 includes the following:
- the mltG gene encoding endolytic transglycosylase MltG encodes MKNEPPHATPERRPRLTRRGRLVLIVSAAVVVATAVLVPLLLVPSGEPPAEETKTVSLLVPEGQRAAQVYASVDKVLGIEPGTTEKAATATRLELPDAARRNPEGYLFPATYPVEAGATPAGLLGYMVDTARERFGAERVTAGARGNGVSVYQSVTIASIVQAEADTPTDMGRVARVVHNRLARDMPLQMDSTLNYALNRSTLDTTHSETKTESPYNTYEFRGLPPTPIGNPGEEAMNAAINPARGDWLYFVTVAPGDTRFTADYTEHQRNVAEFNANRSAATH; translated from the coding sequence ATGAAGAACGAGCCCCCGCACGCGACACCCGAGCGAAGGCCCCGGCTGACCCGCCGGGGCCGACTGGTCCTGATCGTGAGCGCGGCGGTGGTCGTCGCGACGGCCGTACTCGTGCCGCTGCTGCTGGTGCCGAGCGGGGAGCCACCCGCCGAGGAGACGAAGACCGTGTCGCTACTCGTCCCCGAGGGGCAGCGGGCCGCCCAGGTGTACGCCTCCGTCGACAAGGTCCTCGGCATCGAGCCCGGCACCACCGAGAAGGCCGCGACCGCGACCCGGCTCGAACTCCCCGACGCCGCCCGGCGCAACCCCGAGGGCTATCTCTTCCCGGCCACCTATCCGGTCGAGGCCGGCGCGACCCCGGCCGGCCTGCTCGGCTACATGGTCGACACCGCCCGCGAGCGCTTCGGCGCCGAGCGCGTCACCGCCGGCGCCCGGGGCAACGGCGTGAGCGTCTATCAGAGCGTGACGATCGCCAGCATCGTGCAGGCCGAGGCCGACACACCCACCGACATGGGCCGCGTGGCGCGCGTCGTGCACAACCGGCTGGCCAGGGACATGCCGCTCCAGATGGACTCGACCCTCAACTACGCCCTGAACCGCAGCACGCTGGACACCACGCACTCCGAGACGAAGACCGAGAGCCCGTACAACACCTACGAGTTCAGGGGCCTGCCACCCACGCCGATCGGCAATCCGGGGGAGGAGGCGATGAACGCGGCGATCAACCCGGCGAGAGGCGACTGGCTGTACTTCGTCACCGTGGCGCCGGGGGACACCCGCTTCACCGCCGACTACACGGAACACCAGCGCAACGTGGCGGAGTTCAACGCGAACAGGAGCGCCGCGACGCACTGA